GGCGCAGCAGTATAAGCTTAATTTTGACCCTTTCTTTCTGCAAGGGGTGGCTTTGGATCCGGACTTGATGCAGGACGATGCGTTACATCCCAACGAACAGGGGCAGTCTCCGATTCTAGAACGTCTCTGGCCGCTGGTGGAGCGCTATTTTTCAACTACATCGTAAATTTATAACGATACCAGTCAATTTTATGGCCTTTTTACGCACTCTTTACAGGGGTTCTGCTATATTCTCTGCATTGTTGAGTTGAGGGCCCCTTCATGCAAGAGCAGTTACGTGCCGCTTTGAATGCTATCCGCGGTATAAAAATTCCGGAATTTCCACAGGAAGTGATTGAGCTGGAACGAGAGATCAACAGTGCGCTGTCGAATACGCAAAGAATTGTTGAGATTCTTGAGCAGAACGTCACACTCTCTGGAGAGGTCATGCGTCTGGTAAACTCGCCGGTGATCAAACTCAGAGAACCGGTGAACGGCATTCGCGAAGCGGTGTTTGCAATGGGGTTGGATAACCTCTACAACCTGGTCGTGGCCGCCGCGTTCCAACGTCTTTTTAGCAGTCGGGGACTGCATCGCGATATTCTTGATCACAGTGTCGATGTCGCTTTCTGTATGGCGTATCTGACCGAATTTGTGCATGGTGTGACTCGTGATCAGGCGTATATGCTGGGACTGTTTCATAATGCCGGTTCTCTGATGCTGACGGCCAAGGATGAAGAGGCTTATGACGCGCTGTTTCGTGCCAGTCTGGCCAACCCTTTTTCAGTTATGCTCAAAGAGCGTGAAATTATGGGGGCGGATCATTGTATGGTTGGTGTGCTGGTCGCCAAAAAATGGCAGCTTCCGACGGCAATGATCAACGCTATTATGTTGCATCACACGCAACGTCCGGGAAATATCAGTAATGAAGAAGTGCGTCTGATGGTCGCCATGTTGCAGCTGTCAAATGCCGTTGTGGCGGAAATTTCATTGGGGGCCTATCGCGGCGAAGAGATGCGTCTGATGGAAAAAACGGCCATGGAAGAATTGATGCTGGATGAAGACGTCGTTGCTGAATTGAGAGCCAATCTGATTACTTACAACCAGAAACTGTAGACGGTCTGTTTTGGTAAGAGACCGGAAAAAAGAAAAGCCGCATAATGCGGCTTTTTTGTTGTCATGGAATCAGTGGTGGGTACTGAGCTCGATTTCCGACTCTTTTTGCGCCAGGTAGGTTTTCAGCGCATTGGATTTCGAGCGGATATTGAAGGTCAGACGGGCCACCTCGTCGAACTGCTTGGCAAAGTGGACATTCATCCCTTCACGCAGATAGTCCGGCAGTTCCAGATAGTCTTTACGGTTGTCCTCCGGCAGAATCAGTTCTTTTATACCGAGGCGCCGCGCCGCGATGACTTTTTCGCGAATGCCGCCGACCGGCAAAACCTGACCGGTCAGACTCAGTTCACCGGTCATGGCGAGCGGCGTTTTGACCGATTCGTTACGTGCCAGAGACAGCAGGGCAGTTGCCATGGTAATCCCGGCACTCGGTCCGTCTTTCGGCGTCGCACCGTCCGGAACATGCAGGTGGACAAAGGCCTTGTCGAAGAATTCCGGATCGGCTTTGTATTTTTCCAAATTGGAGCTGATAAAGCTGTAGGCGATTCCGGCGGACTCCTGCATGACATCACCCAGCTGTCCGGACAGTTTGAAACCGCGATTATGGGTGTGTACCCGACTGGCCTCAATCGTCAGGGTTGCTCCGCCCATCGATGTCCAGGCCAAGCCGGTGACCGTACCGATCTGCTGATTGATTTTTTCCGGATGAAAGCGCGGCTGACCAAGCATCTGCTCCAGTTCATTGACATGGATTTTGGTTTCCTGCAATTCCCCGGTCACGAACTTGATTGCCAGTTTGCGTACCAGTTTCGCCAGCTGTTTTTTCAGATTACGAACTCCGGATTCACGCGCATAGCCTTCGATCACATGACGGATCGCCGGCGCGGTAATCTGCACCTGATCTTTATTCAGTCCGGATTCTTCCAGCAGTTGCGGCCATAAGTGATGTTTGGCGATCTGCATTTTCTCTTCGGTGATGTATCCCGATAGGCGGATTACCTCCATTCGATCAAGTAAAGGCCCCGGAATGGAATCCAGAGTATTGGCGGTACAGACAAACAGCGCTTTGGATAGGTCGAAACGCAGATCCATAAAGTGATCCATGAACTCCTGATTCTGCTCCGGATCCAATACCTCAAGCAGGGCGGAAGCCGGATCGCCGTGATAGGACGCGCCGATCTTGTCGATTTCATCGAGCATAATCACCGGATTGGCGGTTTCGCAGTCTTTCAACGCCTGAATGAATTTCCCCGGCATGGCACCGATGTAGGTACGTCTGTGTCCTTTGATTTCGGCTTCGTCGCGCATTCCGCCGACCGAAAAACGATAAAACTTGCGATCCAGTGCCTCGGCAATGGATTTACCGATTGACGTTTTACCGACGCCCGGAGGCCCGACCAGACAGATAATCGAACCGGAAACCTCGCCTTTCAGTGCACCGACGGCCAGAAATTCGAGGATGCGGTCTTTAACGTCTTCCAAACCGTCATGTTTTTTATCGAGGATCTTGCGCGCCCGTTTCAGGTCGAGATTGTCATCGCTGTATTGACCCCAAGGCAATTGGGTAAGCCAATCCAGCCAGTTGCGGGCGACATTGTATTCCGGCGACTGCGGGTCCAGACTGCTTAATTTATTGAGTTCCTCTTCGGCTTTTTTCATCGCCTCTTCGGAAAGCGCCAATTTCTCGATACGGTCTTCAAAGCGGTCACGATCCATTGTCTGGTCGTCTTTGACGATGCCCAGTTCTTTCTGAATTTCCTTGAGCTGTTGGCGTAGGAAGAAGTCCCGCTGATGTTCGGAAAGGGTTTCCTCGACGCGTTCACGAATATTGAACTGCAGTTTGGTGACTTCCTGTTCGTGCTTTAGCAGGGCCAGCACTTGCTCCAGACGCTGTTCGAGGTCGAAGGTCTCCAAAACTTCCTGAAGCTTATCG
The genomic region above belongs to Thiomicrorhabdus xiamenensis and contains:
- the lon gene encoding endopeptidase La produces the protein MSDKQDLLETTDNESVQKNEPISEAISDESLQTHEHSASQENTPNREPVIIEVENDNSASAGPELAENLIDILTQAKENAEGGSDKPIFGQLAKPDLTFPNEIYLLPVKERPFFPGQQLPVLLSREMWEETFEAIQERKCQYIGLIYVDHEEHDKTPTDDFSSVGTLVRIRNPKIREDYIQLVAEGICRFQVDFWVSGKAPYRAVVSYPQDIITCSDDVLKAHGMAIMNAFRDLLPLNPLYSEELKYFLNRYSATEPSRLADFAASLTTAENDKLQEVLETFDLEQRLEQVLALLKHEQEVTKLQFNIRERVEETLSEHQRDFFLRQQLKEIQKELGIVKDDQTMDRDRFEDRIEKLALSEEAMKKAEEELNKLSSLDPQSPEYNVARNWLDWLTQLPWGQYSDDNLDLKRARKILDKKHDGLEDVKDRILEFLAVGALKGEVSGSIICLVGPPGVGKTSIGKSIAEALDRKFYRFSVGGMRDEAEIKGHRRTYIGAMPGKFIQALKDCETANPVIMLDEIDKIGASYHGDPASALLEVLDPEQNQEFMDHFMDLRFDLSKALFVCTANTLDSIPGPLLDRMEVIRLSGYITEEKMQIAKHHLWPQLLEESGLNKDQVQITAPAIRHVIEGYARESGVRNLKKQLAKLVRKLAIKFVTGELQETKIHVNELEQMLGQPRFHPEKINQQIGTVTGLAWTSMGGATLTIEASRVHTHNRGFKLSGQLGDVMQESAGIAYSFISSNLEKYKADPEFFDKAFVHLHVPDGATPKDGPSAGITMATALLSLARNESVKTPLAMTGELSLTGQVLPVGGIREKVIAARRLGIKELILPEDNRKDYLELPDYLREGMNVHFAKQFDEVARLTFNIRSKSNALKTYLAQKESEIELSTHH
- a CDS encoding HDOD domain-containing protein — protein: MQEQLRAALNAIRGIKIPEFPQEVIELEREINSALSNTQRIVEILEQNVTLSGEVMRLVNSPVIKLREPVNGIREAVFAMGLDNLYNLVVAAAFQRLFSSRGLHRDILDHSVDVAFCMAYLTEFVHGVTRDQAYMLGLFHNAGSLMLTAKDEEAYDALFRASLANPFSVMLKEREIMGADHCMVGVLVAKKWQLPTAMINAIMLHHTQRPGNISNEEVRLMVAMLQLSNAVVAEISLGAYRGEEMRLMEKTAMEELMLDEDVVAELRANLITYNQKL